Proteins encoded by one window of Synechococcus sp. WH 7805:
- the larB gene encoding nickel pincer cofactor biosynthesis protein LarB, with amino-acid sequence MTVDEARLDLQRRQRLGMVEAVWGQHKSSEQIASILRSMRAAGELALVTRVSPDKAVAVMDALPTVEWHRDAGCLTDGSLPNPSQDVRVGVLSGGTSDRRVAAEAELSLKVHGVATKVLLDVGVAGLHRLLAVLPSLQQLDVIIACAGMEGALPTVLAGLVPQPVIGVPVSVGYGVSAGGRAALDGMLASCAPGLTVVNIDNGYGAAMAALRILQGRGV; translated from the coding sequence ATGACCGTGGACGAGGCTCGTCTCGATCTTCAGCGCCGTCAGCGCCTGGGGATGGTGGAGGCCGTTTGGGGCCAGCACAAGAGTTCCGAGCAGATCGCGTCCATCCTGCGCAGCATGCGTGCTGCGGGTGAGTTGGCGCTTGTGACCCGGGTGAGTCCTGACAAGGCAGTCGCGGTTATGGACGCTTTGCCAACTGTGGAGTGGCATCGCGATGCAGGATGTCTGACGGATGGATCTCTCCCGAACCCTTCCCAGGATGTAAGGGTGGGCGTGCTTAGTGGTGGCACAAGCGATCGACGCGTTGCTGCCGAGGCGGAACTCTCTCTAAAGGTGCATGGGGTGGCGACCAAGGTGCTACTCGATGTGGGTGTGGCTGGCCTGCATCGTCTTCTGGCTGTACTGCCATCGCTTCAGCAGCTGGATGTGATCATTGCCTGCGCTGGGATGGAAGGGGCCTTGCCCACGGTGCTGGCCGGGCTGGTGCCCCAGCCAGTGATCGGTGTGCCTGTATCCGTGGGGTATGGCGTCAGTGCTGGTGGGCGTGCCGCCCTCGATGGCATGCTGGCGAGCTGTGCACCTGGTCTGACGGTTGTCAATATCGACAACGGCTACGGAGCTGCAATGGCCGCCTTGCGCATTCTCCAGGGGAGAGGCGTTTAA
- the thiS gene encoding sulfur carrier protein ThiS, producing the protein MQLTVNGEARQIDGGLTHLDQVIDALGHHPRLVVVEFNGLILTPERWGNQPVQEGDSLEIVTIVGGGS; encoded by the coding sequence ATGCAACTCACCGTCAATGGAGAAGCACGTCAAATCGACGGAGGCCTCACCCATCTGGATCAAGTAATTGACGCCCTTGGCCATCACCCCAGGCTGGTTGTCGTTGAATTCAACGGTTTGATCCTCACCCCCGAACGCTGGGGGAACCAGCCGGTTCAAGAAGGTGACAGCCTTGAGATCGTCACCATTGTTGGTGGTGGTTCCTAG
- the ispF gene encoding 2-C-methyl-D-erythritol 2,4-cyclodiphosphate synthase, which produces MTLRIGNGYDIHRLVDGRPLILGGQRLEHPDGVGLDGHSDADVLVHAIMDALLGALSLGDIGLYFPPTDPQWKGADSLELLRQVVALIQQRGWQVVNVDSVVIAERPKLKPHIEAMRTAIAMAMGIAPDQVGVKATTNERLGPEGREEGIACYAVALLGQ; this is translated from the coding sequence ATGACGCTTCGCATCGGCAACGGCTACGACATTCATCGGCTGGTGGACGGCCGGCCGCTGATTCTTGGCGGCCAGCGCCTTGAGCACCCTGACGGTGTTGGGCTCGATGGCCATAGCGATGCTGATGTTTTGGTGCACGCAATCATGGATGCCCTCCTCGGGGCGTTGTCCCTGGGGGATATCGGCTTGTATTTCCCGCCTACGGATCCCCAGTGGAAGGGGGCTGACAGCCTGGAGCTGCTGCGCCAAGTTGTGGCGCTTATCCAGCAGCGCGGCTGGCAGGTGGTGAATGTGGATTCGGTGGTGATCGCTGAGCGCCCCAAACTCAAACCGCACATCGAGGCCATGCGTACAGCCATCGCCATGGCGATGGGGATTGCGCCTGACCAGGTCGGTGTGAAGGCCACCACCAATGAACGCCTCGGTCCGGAAGGTCGCGAAGAGGGCATCGCCTGTTATGCCGTCGCCCTGCTGGGCCAATGA
- a CDS encoding DUF1517 domain-containing protein — protein sequence MAHSPNRLTNRAIHRWLSGLMVPVLLVGLLLIHPLPSDAARGGRIGGGSFRAPSMPRSGGYGGGVRRGYNGGYNRGFGGGFGFPFIIPIFGFGGGGLLGFLVLMAIVGVLVNAFRGAGNRPAIGGGVGGYDSPREIPMGPVSLLQLQIGLLASAKDLQSDLRALASSADTSSPAGLQRVLQDTTLALLRQPDLWVYANAESGSVPFNAAESTFNRLSMTERSKLREELTTNVGGVRSNSEDTASRGDADATNEFIVVTLLVASRRSVNLKQADNGEDLRESLRILGSTASSDLIALEVIWQPDGAGDVLSADELVTAYPNLQHL from the coding sequence TTGGCCCATTCGCCGAATCGCCTCACCAACCGAGCGATCCACCGCTGGCTATCAGGCTTGATGGTGCCAGTGCTGCTGGTGGGTCTTCTCTTAATCCATCCCCTTCCCAGTGATGCGGCCCGTGGTGGCCGGATCGGAGGCGGCAGCTTCAGGGCACCAAGCATGCCCCGGAGCGGCGGCTACGGCGGTGGAGTCAGGAGGGGCTACAACGGCGGCTACAACAGAGGCTTTGGCGGCGGTTTCGGCTTCCCCTTCATCATTCCAATCTTCGGCTTCGGCGGCGGCGGACTGCTTGGATTCCTCGTTTTGATGGCCATCGTCGGGGTGCTGGTGAATGCATTCCGTGGAGCCGGAAACCGTCCCGCTATCGGCGGTGGAGTTGGTGGATATGACAGCCCTCGGGAAATTCCTATGGGTCCTGTGTCGCTGCTTCAACTGCAGATCGGCCTACTTGCAAGTGCCAAGGATCTTCAATCTGATTTACGTGCCCTCGCCTCATCCGCCGACACCAGCTCTCCAGCCGGACTTCAGCGGGTGCTTCAGGACACCACGCTGGCCCTTCTGCGCCAGCCTGATCTTTGGGTTTACGCCAATGCCGAATCGGGCAGCGTTCCCTTCAACGCAGCTGAATCAACCTTCAACCGCCTGTCCATGACAGAGCGCAGCAAGCTGCGTGAAGAGCTCACCACCAATGTGGGCGGGGTTCGATCCAACAGCGAGGACACCGCCAGCCGTGGCGATGCTGATGCGACCAATGAATTCATTGTGGTCACGCTCCTGGTGGCCAGCCGTCGATCAGTGAATCTCAAACAGGCCGACAACGGTGAAGACCTGCGAGAGTCCTTGCGCATCCTCGGTTCCACGGCTTCCAGTGATCTCATCGCTCTCGAAGTGATCTGGCAGCCCGATGGCGCTGGTGATGTTCTCAGCGCTGATGAACTGGTGACGGCGTATCCCAACCTTCAACACCTCTGA
- the trmD gene encoding tRNA (guanosine(37)-N1)-methyltransferase TrmD gives MAPYRLDVVTLAPQAFAPMRELGVIGRAFCAGRVELVLHNPRDHATDRYRKVDDEPYGGGAGMVLKPEPVFAAFDAIPVCGRRRVLLMTPQGHPLQQADLQRWASDNDQLVLLCGHYEGFDERIRSLADEEVSLGDFVLTGGELPAMTIINGVVRLLPGTVGSSESLVEESHSDGLLEHPHYTRPAEFRGMGVPEVLRSGDHGAIARWRQQQRELRTADRRPDLMQRWQERVGADNESENRA, from the coding sequence ATGGCTCCGTACCGGCTGGATGTTGTGACTCTGGCTCCGCAGGCCTTCGCGCCCATGCGCGAGCTGGGGGTAATCGGGCGTGCTTTTTGCGCTGGTCGCGTCGAGTTGGTTCTCCATAATCCGCGCGATCACGCCACCGATCGCTACCGCAAGGTCGACGATGAGCCCTATGGCGGTGGTGCGGGGATGGTGCTCAAGCCTGAACCGGTGTTTGCGGCTTTCGACGCGATTCCTGTTTGTGGGCGTCGCCGAGTGCTGCTGATGACGCCTCAAGGCCATCCGTTGCAGCAAGCCGATCTGCAGCGTTGGGCCAGTGACAACGATCAGCTTGTGCTGCTCTGTGGCCATTACGAGGGGTTTGACGAGCGCATTCGTTCCCTCGCTGATGAGGAGGTGTCGCTCGGCGACTTTGTGCTCACCGGCGGTGAGTTGCCTGCCATGACGATCATCAATGGTGTGGTGCGCTTGCTTCCGGGTACGGTCGGCAGCTCAGAATCACTCGTGGAGGAGAGCCACAGCGATGGCCTGCTTGAGCACCCGCACTACACCCGTCCAGCCGAGTTTCGAGGGATGGGGGTGCCCGAGGTGTTGCGCAGCGGAGACCACGGTGCCATTGCCCGCTGGCGTCAGCAGCAGCGGGAGCTGCGAACGGCAGATCGCCGACCGGATCTGATGCAACGCTGGCAGGAGCGCGTCGGCGCTGACAATGAGTCAGAGAACAGGGCCTGA
- a CDS encoding TIGR03792 family protein, with protein MITFPWIGLRRVLFNLSGLCLALVIALAGHDDLRLIAFADPEGGYDVAVVEHLRIQVPDQARDAWMEAERGSWEPWLTQQKGFLGRDLLWDPTSQEGTLLIRWSSREAWKAIPQEEVEAVQQRFELIARQALGQVEGNPFPLVYEGELLPP; from the coding sequence ATGATCACGTTCCCTTGGATCGGGCTGCGACGAGTTCTGTTTAACCTTTCAGGGCTTTGTTTGGCTCTGGTGATCGCGTTGGCTGGACACGATGATCTTCGCCTGATCGCCTTCGCAGACCCCGAAGGTGGTTATGACGTTGCCGTGGTGGAGCATCTGCGTATTCAGGTGCCTGATCAGGCGCGCGACGCCTGGATGGAGGCTGAACGGGGGAGCTGGGAGCCTTGGCTCACTCAGCAGAAAGGTTTCCTTGGTCGGGATTTGCTCTGGGATCCCACCAGCCAAGAGGGCACGCTGTTGATCCGTTGGAGCAGTCGAGAGGCTTGGAAAGCGATTCCTCAGGAGGAGGTGGAGGCCGTACAGCAGCGGTTTGAGTTGATCGCCCGTCAGGCTTTGGGGCAGGTCGAGGGGAATCCCTTCCCACTGGTGTACGAAGGGGAACTCCTACCCCCATGA
- a CDS encoding thiamine phosphate synthase, which produces MESMPVAPSTDPRVARLIDANLDRAREGLRVIEDWCRFGLDRHDLVVPLKDWRQQLGQLHDDAYRQARSTATDTAAGLGHPAQNSRTNSVAIVKANASRVQEALRVIEEFTRTADAVLAQTAAEVRYSLYDHEVRILEACGHNRRKQQLEEAKLCLITDPSTDDDSGRLVRHVNAALDSGVTLVQYRRKHGSDGLRLQEAKQLAELCQSHHALFIVNDRIDLALLVNADGVHLGQEDLPHNEARRLLGSEKLIGRSTHALGQLQEAQQAGADYAGVGPVFATATKADRQPAGLNWVKEACAAAHIPWFAIGGITATTLPQVREAGASRVAVVSAIMASDDPALASRQLLDLLL; this is translated from the coding sequence ATGGAATCGATGCCTGTCGCCCCCAGCACTGATCCCCGTGTGGCGAGGCTGATCGATGCCAACCTCGATCGAGCCCGTGAGGGACTGCGCGTGATCGAAGACTGGTGTCGGTTCGGTCTCGATCGTCATGACCTTGTTGTGCCGCTCAAGGACTGGCGGCAACAGCTCGGCCAGCTGCATGACGACGCTTACCGACAGGCCCGGTCCACCGCCACTGACACCGCGGCAGGGTTGGGCCATCCGGCCCAAAACAGCCGCACCAACAGCGTCGCCATCGTGAAGGCCAATGCCAGCCGCGTGCAAGAAGCACTTCGGGTGATTGAGGAATTCACCCGCACGGCTGATGCCGTTCTTGCCCAAACGGCAGCCGAAGTGCGCTATTCGCTTTACGACCATGAGGTGCGAATTCTTGAAGCCTGCGGACACAACCGCCGCAAGCAACAGCTGGAGGAGGCCAAGCTTTGCCTAATCACAGATCCAAGTACCGACGACGACAGCGGACGGCTTGTCCGCCACGTCAACGCGGCCCTGGATTCAGGCGTCACTCTGGTTCAGTACCGACGCAAGCATGGATCCGATGGGCTGCGGCTGCAAGAAGCAAAGCAGCTGGCGGAGCTCTGCCAATCGCATCACGCTCTGTTCATCGTGAATGACCGAATCGATCTCGCCCTGCTCGTGAATGCCGACGGTGTTCATCTCGGTCAGGAGGATCTGCCCCACAACGAGGCCCGTCGTCTCCTCGGCAGCGAGAAGCTGATCGGACGCAGCACCCACGCGCTGGGGCAGCTTCAAGAGGCGCAACAGGCAGGGGCGGATTATGCAGGCGTGGGGCCGGTGTTCGCCACAGCCACCAAAGCCGATCGGCAACCCGCCGGACTGAACTGGGTGAAGGAAGCCTGCGCAGCAGCTCACATTCCCTGGTTCGCCATCGGTGGCATCACAGCCACAACCTTGCCCCAGGTGCGTGAGGCCGGCGCCAGCCGGGTGGCCGTGGTGAGCGCGATCATGGCGTCCGACGATCCAGCACTCGCCAGCCGGCAGCTGCTGGACTTGCTTCTTTAG